The Buteo buteo chromosome 23, bButBut1.hap1.1, whole genome shotgun sequence genome contains the following window.
CAGGCTCACCATGACAGCCAGCGGCATGACAAGGATCCCCATGGCAATGTCAGTGAGTGCCAGGGAAACGATGTAAAAGAAGGTGGTCTTCTGAAGAGCTGGGTTCAGCTTCACTGCCCAGATCACCAAGGCATTGCCCACCACTGCAAATATCCCAATAACAGACTCTATCGTGATATAGATCACATCCAGGTTGCCTACTGACATTTTGGACATCTGAAGCTGTTTACATCCAAAATTAAGAAATGCTGcactgaattctttttttcccctccaacaGCCAGGTCAGAAGCCAGCTCCTCCCTGATCTGCCTTAATTTAAGTCCCTCACTCGGAATTTTGCACACTTTCCAATCTGCATACACAACTCTTTAAAGATGAGTGGAGCAAATTGTCCAGGAAGATCCATTTATCAGACCTTCTACAACACATCCTGTAACATCTTTCTAGCCTCTTGAGGTTTCAGCACATTTATGTATGCTTTTGTGGATGAGTCAACTTTTTATAGTGGCAGCATCACACTATGAACAAACCACAGGGGTTACCTGTTGCATGTGGTAATTTTGCTAGTCTATTTTAACTCCAAACAcaccctctccttcccagctggGTGCTCTGTACTGCCTAGCAGGGTGAATTAGCCAATGCACAGCTCTACAGCATTGCAACTAGATTGCTCTAACTCTGAGCTGCTTTAAAGCCTGCTCAGTCTATACTACACGCAGTATGTAGCATCAGAGAAAACAGGGTCAAAGGACCTTGAGTGATCTAGTCCTTTCCCCTGCCACAAagaaggggtggggagggcaaaTGTGAAGACACTCAGCTGGATTTTGGgtgagcaaaaggaaaatggagggagaaatattttgttttgactCTTTTACACAAGCTGCTCCCCTAAGGTCCCACGCTGTACCAAGTTCTTGTTCTCAGGTGCTCCATTTACAGCAGGCgcagggcagcagaggaggtgtcgtggtttaaccccagccagcaactaagcaccacgcagccgctcactccccccccccctcagtgggacggggaaaaaaattgggaaaagaactaaaactcgtgggttgagataagaatggtttaatagaacagaaaagaagaaactaataatgataatactaataaaatgacaacagtagtaataaaaggattggaatgtacaaatgatgcgcagggcagttgctcaccacccgccaaccaacacccagttagtgCCCAAGCAGcgatttcccccccacccccactccccccagtttatatactagatgtgacttcacatggtatggaataccctgttgaccagtttgggtcagctgccctggctgtgtcctgtgccagcttcttgtgcccctccagctttctcgctggctgggcatgagaagctgaaaaatccttgactttagtctaaatgctacttagcagcaactgaaaacatcagtgttatcaacattcttcacatactgaactcaaaacacagcactgtaccagctactaggaagacagttaactctatcccagctgaaaccaggacaggagggTGGGCCCTACTAAAGCCCCTATAACTCAGCTTTGCAGTAGCTGTCTCTGCAAGAGGCATTTGTCTGCAGCCACAGGAGCAGgtgacagaaaaaggaagctgGCAGCTGAGGTCAAGAGAGGAGATGCACAGCGAGCGCAGGAAGCGGGCAGCGCTCTTACCCAAGTGCGGCCAGCAGCCAGGAAGACACAGACTTTCCCCATGTCCGCTCAAGGCTGCGGAGTGCCAGCTGCCCAGGTACTTCCCAGAGAAGTAGCTCATTCAGCTTGCAGAAGCCTAGGATACACCCTGGCTGTGACCTTCACATGCCTCTCCTGGGATTTATCTCCTGCACCCACAGATATCCAGTGTCAGATTTGATCAGAAAACCAGCACAGCCAAATGCAGTTGCAGACTGGGACTGTCTATAGAGAGCTCACCATTTTCCCAGCAGTATTCTACCAAAATGCCGGGTAGTCAAGGAGCAAGAAGCACTTACATCAATTTCAAGGAAGAGGAATTTGTCCAAATCTTCTGACAGCAGAGAATAAAGAAGTCTAATTTATTTCTGGCTCTGTCTCCTCCGAGGGCTGATTTCACTTCCCCATCCTCAGTTTTGCCAGAAAGTTGGGTAGAAGAGATGGAGGACTTGGTGTCTGGGAAACTGAGTACTCCCCATGTTTGCTTAAGGCTTCATTACACTAATACGGCACCATCCACCTAATTGTTTACTTGCTTTTTGCTCATTCCTGGAGAGCGGGCATTTCTATTTGCCCAAGAGCCAGGTCACCCTGCGACTCACAGGCTGACACGAGCTCACATGCTTGCATCTCTTCTCAGTTTCGTCTGAAATGGGAGcagctccttccctgcagacccACGTCAAGGAGCAAGGCACCATGCACTGCCGGGCTCACCTGCAGCAAACAGATCACAGCTTTCAcaccctctccctgccactTCCCATCACTTCCCACACCTTTCCTCAGTTTCTCCATCTCCCATAAACAAAGCATAGGAAAGCATGCCACTCTCTGAACGTGACTTGTTTTGCCGTCACTGATTTCTAGCAGAAATGAGGGCTCTCACTGAAAACGTCACCTGCATTACAAGTGTTCTTGTCAGACTGAGAAAGGTCTAAGTAAAGAGTGTTTTGCGGCCACCTCAGGGCCCTAACTGAAATGGTATACTCTGAATTAAATCAAGCACTGGAATTTAACAAAACACTCTTCTAACATCCCCTGAACTCGCCTCATTTCCTATAGTGACTGCAGGGTGATTATCTAGATTGATAAGTGGCAACTTCACAGTCAACTCTGGTTACAGTTCTCCCACTTCTCACACTGTGGcttggaagaagcagcagttaAAGTATTTGTTTATAGGTTGCTGGTAAGCAGGCTTGTAGaagcttttcaatttttttccccttcaaaataGCCTTCCAAAGTACTTTACTGATACCAGGCTGCTGAAGGGATGCTGTGAGCTTCAGATGTGTCCAGAggggggagcagctcctggaTCCTAAGGTAtttgcagctctgtggaaaggcAACAGCCAATTTGCTGTCAGAGTGCTGAGGACGTGAAACACTGGAAGGGGCTTGCACACTGGAGAGTCACTGGAGCAACTGAGCAGCAGACACTGAGGACTAATCCCACACACGGTCATCAATGCCCATGCTCCCTTCTGCAGCTCAAGCAAGGGTGGGAGCATCTCCAGCAACTTGCCATGCCAAACAACAGCCTGGCACTGAGCAGCCTGGATGGGATTTACATCGGTACCGAGTGCTTGGTTGCTTTGTTTGCCACATTGGGTAACATCCTGGTCATATGGGTGGTGAAGCTGAACTCGACATTTCAGAACACGACTCTGTACTTCATCGTTTCCCTGGCACTGGCGGACATTGCGGTGGGGATCCTTGTCATGCCCCTGGCCATTGTGGTGAGTCTGGGCATCAGCATCCACTTCTACACCTGCCTATTTATGTGCTGCCTGATGGTGGTTTTCACTAACGCGtccatcctctccctcctgGCCATCGCGATCGACAGGTACCTGCGAGTGAAGCTGCCAACTAGGTGAGTGCTGGACCACCGTGGGGCCCTCCGCTCGTCCCGCTCCTGCCAGCTTTCCCACACCCAGCCTCTGCCCCATGGGTGccacctcctctctcctccttaaCTTGGCCCTTTTCTAACAAATAGTTACTCTAAACGCTTGCTTGCACATGGAGAAAATACCTGTGCCTAAAAGCCCACCCGAGACAAACTTTGTACAGCAGGACCCAGTCCCGGCAGTTAATAATGCAGCACAAACAGACCCTGGTGGGGTTCAGGTGGGGCCAACAGCTCGGTGTTATTGCTGATCAGAATTTGGCCACAGGATGAGTCTGTGGTCAAACAGCTGAATTCTTCAGATGTTTTGTTAATTGCACAAGACACTGAGAATACTATAGATTTCTTTGGGTTTCTGAGACTagtcttttaaataaagttcCTTTGGGTGTTtgctgaaaatacaaaagaagtAACAGACTTAAGTGCTAACTTAAGAAGTCAATCACTTTTTGTATTTGAATGGAAAAGTATGTAAGCTAGAAATGCAAAGCATAACCTCAAGCATgaaagaagtcttttttttcatggGGAAAGGACCTATAAAATTGAAGAATGAAACAACAGTTTGGTCCTACAAATGGCATAAATCAAATGTAAAGAGTAAGGTACACCCAAGGAAGCTGAGAGATAATATAGGACTGCTAATAGTAGAAAAGCAGTATCTAGGCAAGAGGAGAACTAAGATCataatgaaataagaaatgaaacagctgaaaacatccaATTATAAAGGGGGGAAGTTAAACATGGTTCTTCTTACGGGTGCTGCAAACTAACTGTTACAAATGAAGAGTTAGGGCCTGTGTCAAAAGAAGATTTGGtttccccctaaaaaaaaagttaatgctCCGCTTTGTGACAATAAACCTGTAGTATTTGAACATGCGAGTTCTTGAAACCATCCTTAGCTATTTTAAACACTTCTGTTTAACACAACCTGGTTTTGTTCCCCAACAGATACAAAATAATCACTACAGAGAGAAGAGTTTGGTGGGCACTGTGTTTGTGCTGGTCTGTGTCCCTGCTGGTAGGATTAGTCCCCATGTTTGGATGGAACAAGACAGAACCAAGAAATTCTGACTTTTTCAGGTGTCGATTTACCTCTGTGATGAGGATGGATTACATGGTATATTTTGGCTTCTTCACATGGACCCTTGTCCCTCTGCTCATCATGTGTGCTCTGTATGTTGAGATCTTTTACATCATCCGGACAAAGCTAAGTCAAGGTACAACCAACCTGAGAGGGGCAGGAGCTTTTTATGGACAGGAGTTCAAGACAGCCAAATCTCTAGCACTTGTTCTCTTCCTGTTTGCAATATCATGGCTGCCTCTGTGCATTATAAACTGTGTTTCCTATTTTTACCCTGAGTGTCACATCCCCCCGTATTTGATGTACTTGGGAATCCTGTTATCCCATGCCAATTCTGCCATGAACCCCATTGTCTATGCCTGCAAGATAAAGAAGTTCAAAAACACGTACCTTTTAATTTTAAGGACCTATATCC
Protein-coding sequences here:
- the LOC142043875 gene encoding adenosine receptor A3-like; translation: MPNNSLALSSLDGIYIGTECLVALFATLGNILVIWVVKLNSTFQNTTLYFIVSLALADIAVGILVMPLAIVVSLGISIHFYTCLFMCCLMVVFTNASILSLLAIAIDRYLRVKLPTRYKIITTERRVWWALCLCWSVSLLVGLVPMFGWNKTEPRNSDFFRCRFTSVMRMDYMVYFGFFTWTLVPLLIMCALYVEIFYIIRTKLSQGTTNLRGAGAFYGQEFKTAKSLALVLFLFAISWLPLCIINCVSYFYPECHIPPYLMYLGILLSHANSAMNPIVYACKIKKFKNTYLLILRTYILCKKPDPVLTEQTTDQQS